A portion of the Sabethes cyaneus chromosome 3, idSabCyanKW18_F2, whole genome shotgun sequence genome contains these proteins:
- the LOC128744058 gene encoding ER membrane protein complex subunit 3, which translates to MAELLIDPNIRGWVFLPIVVITFLVGIIRHYFSILISSQKKVELTQIQDSQAMIRARLLRENGKYLTPQAFAMRRHYFNNEETGYFKTQKRAPPSPNSTAMLSDLVKGNFINVLPMIVIGGWINWMFSGFVTTKVPFPLTLRFKPMLQRGIELASLDAAWVSSASWYFLNVFGLRSIYTLVLGENNAADQTQTMQDQMSGAAVAMPQDPKAAFKAEWEALEITEYQNALANIEAELLASSAVGSASDAAAQAQHNREDGALRN; encoded by the exons ATGGCCGAGTTGCTGATCGATCCCAACATCCGCGGGTGGGTGTTCCTGCCGATAGTGGTTATCACCTTTCTGGTCGGTATCATTCGCCACTACTTTTCGATATTGATTTCCTCACAGAAGAAGGTCGAACTGACGCAGATCCAAGACAG TCAAGCGATGATCCGCGCTCGGTTGCTGCGGGAAAACGGCAAATACCTAACCCCACAGGCGTTTGCGATGCGAAGGCACTACTTCAACAACGAGGAAACTGGTTACTTCAAAACGCAGAAGCGAGCACCACCGAGTCCGAACTCGACGGCCATGCTGTCCGACCTGGTCAAGGGAAACTTTATCAACGTCCTGCCGATGATTGTGATTGGTGGCTGGATCAATTGGATGTTTTCGGGCTTCGTTACCACAAAGGTTCCCTTCCCGCTGACGCTGCGCTTCAAGCCGATGTTGCAGCGCGGAATCGAACTGGCTTCTCTGGACGCTGCTTGGGTCTCGTCCGCTTCCTGGTACTTTTTGAACGTTTTCGGCTTAAGAAGCATTTACACGCTAGTGTTGGGCGAAAATAATG CGGCCGATCAGACGCAAACGATGCAGGATCAGATGTCCGGTGCTGCCGTTGCAATGCCCCAGGATCCGAAGGCGGCTTTCAAAGCCGAATGGGAAGCGCTGGAGATCACCGAATATCAGAACGCACTGGCGAACATCGAAGCCGAGCTGCTAGCCAGCTCGGCTGTAGGATCTGCTTCCGATGCCGCTGCCCAAGCACAGCACAACCGAGAGGATGGGGCGTTGCGAAATTAA